The following proteins are encoded in a genomic region of Mahella australiensis 50-1 BON:
- the cas7b gene encoding type I-B CRISPR-associated protein Cas7/Csh2, with product MNNSELLFIYDAKMCNPNGDPDDENRPRMDYERQRNLVSDVRLKRYIRDYLEDRGYGIFVSKQDDKVVDADARLKNVVGKSKVTIEDLPTILDKLIDVRMFGATMPIKAEEGARGGSSITLTGPVQFTWGYSLNKVNLVDSNGITSHFSSRTENQQGAMGKDYRVYYSLLAFQGIISAKRAARTQLKDDDIALLDEAMLKAIPLQATRSKIGQYPRLYLRVEYTDGQTFLGDFRDMVSLETLDGLRDTTEARLKASVLAHKLSANSSRIARIYWWQDEELTVSDSSDGTISGLFGEDLKDKLEKL from the coding sequence ATGAATAATAGTGAGTTGTTATTTATATACGATGCCAAGATGTGCAATCCGAATGGTGACCCTGACGATGAAAACCGCCCGCGCATGGATTATGAACGCCAGCGCAACCTTGTAAGCGATGTAAGGCTAAAACGCTATATAAGGGACTATTTGGAAGACAGAGGCTATGGTATATTCGTATCCAAACAGGATGATAAAGTAGTAGATGCTGATGCTCGCTTGAAAAACGTGGTGGGCAAGAGCAAGGTTACTATAGAAGACTTGCCCACCATTTTGGACAAGCTTATAGACGTTCGCATGTTCGGCGCTACTATGCCGATAAAAGCCGAAGAAGGGGCCAGAGGCGGCTCGTCCATAACATTGACGGGACCCGTTCAATTTACATGGGGATATTCTCTGAACAAAGTCAATCTTGTCGATTCCAACGGTATAACATCGCATTTTAGTTCAAGGACAGAAAATCAGCAGGGTGCTATGGGCAAGGATTATCGCGTATATTATTCGTTATTGGCCTTTCAGGGGATTATAAGTGCAAAGCGCGCAGCGCGTACTCAGCTTAAGGACGATGATATAGCATTGTTGGACGAGGCTATGCTCAAAGCCATACCGCTTCAGGCGACCAGGAGCAAGATAGGTCAATATCCGCGACTGTACTTGAGGGTGGAATACACCGATGGTCAGACTTTCTTGGGAGATTTCAGAGATATGGTGTCGCTGGAAACACTGGATGGCCTGAGGGATACTACTGAAGCCCGGCTCAAGGCATCTGTTTTGGCCCATAAGTTATCTGCAAACAGCTCGCGCATCGCGCGGATATACTGGTGGCAGGATGAGGAGCTTACAGTATCGGATAGCTCTGATGGCACAATAAGCGGTCTTTTTGGAGAGGATCTCAAGGATAAGCTGGAAAAGCTGTAG
- the cas6 gene encoding CRISPR-associated endoribonuclease Cas6, whose translation MRVCYEFESDKPVKLPIQYNHILQGLIYDHISDAALKHFLHEEGFDINNRRYKMFTFSRLEGAFNMNRDKGVIEFKPPLKLTLSSAMEVFIENLSEAFMKSDRLNLAGQPLSLSSIKVIPPPHIDGRVKVKMLSPVVAYSTAKNMERTITYYYSPMEDNFSRIIEQGLHRKYQLIYNRRLPEPKLTMRPIGRIDDRYMKVIEYKGTVIKGWMGIYWLDGSPELIKVAYDSGIGSKTSMGFGCFDIIQTEKGGERNA comes from the coding sequence ATGCGCGTATGCTATGAATTTGAGAGCGATAAACCAGTTAAATTGCCAATACAGTATAACCACATTTTGCAGGGATTGATATACGACCATATATCGGATGCAGCGCTGAAACACTTTTTGCATGAAGAGGGTTTCGATATAAACAATAGGCGCTATAAGATGTTTACCTTCTCAAGGCTGGAAGGGGCGTTCAATATGAACAGAGACAAGGGCGTCATAGAGTTCAAACCGCCGCTTAAGCTGACGCTATCGTCGGCTATGGAGGTGTTCATAGAAAACCTGTCCGAGGCTTTTATGAAAAGTGATCGCTTGAATCTGGCCGGGCAGCCCTTGTCGCTGAGCAGCATAAAGGTTATACCGCCGCCGCATATAGATGGAAGGGTTAAAGTAAAGATGCTTTCCCCGGTGGTGGCATATAGCACAGCCAAAAATATGGAAAGGACCATTACATACTACTATTCGCCGATGGAAGATAATTTTTCCAGGATAATAGAGCAGGGCCTGCATAGAAAGTATCAGCTCATATATAATAGACGGCTGCCTGAACCGAAACTTACCATGAGGCCGATAGGACGTATCGACGACAGATATATGAAGGTGATCGAGTATAAGGGCACAGTGATTAAGGGCTGGATGGGCATATACTGGCTGGATGGAAGCCCCGAGCTCATCAAAGTGGCATATGATTCCGGGATTGGCAGCAAAACCTCCATGGGGTTTGGCTGTTTCGATATTATACAAACGGAGAAAGGGGGTGAGAGGAATGCTTGA
- a CDS encoding DNA double-strand break repair nuclease NurA, translating into MLDIEKELKDKLLKFNDTLKKRYKNGSGFNITLLNLLEQHVGRLTKLPSIAPQQVAAIAPKGIVAVDGSINTAGSSYPHYVAVMRSMAQSTFACYEPIYKYEIYSPLFEDKNVDINVEVDGVPAAVQDENRRSAHMACLEVEAAIEAIECMAPSVLMMDGSLAQFRIKCRDTWEKLYNLALERDVLLIGVVEEIKTAIIKQALNDYLPDDMKDMYDRELMFGILSPGQMLAINEDCLGQGKLGLAACFMRMSMDPHPIAMDMPAEQSDHMEDMAALVYALTPQDGRGIPLWLDMVDNQVRITNQMMEALIDEYIDADLRHRLLVAKRQNRDI; encoded by the coding sequence ATGTTGGATATAGAAAAAGAATTAAAAGATAAATTACTCAAGTTCAACGATACGTTGAAGAAACGATACAAAAACGGTAGCGGGTTCAATATAACCCTGCTCAATCTCCTCGAGCAGCATGTAGGACGGCTGACAAAGCTGCCCAGTATTGCACCACAACAGGTAGCCGCTATAGCGCCTAAAGGGATCGTGGCTGTGGATGGCTCTATAAATACCGCCGGCTCATCCTATCCGCATTATGTGGCTGTCATGCGCTCCATGGCGCAGAGCACGTTTGCTTGCTATGAGCCCATATATAAATATGAGATATACTCTCCTTTGTTTGAGGATAAAAATGTGGATATAAACGTCGAAGTCGATGGCGTACCGGCGGCTGTTCAAGACGAGAATAGGCGGTCGGCACATATGGCATGCTTGGAAGTAGAGGCAGCTATAGAGGCCATAGAATGCATGGCTCCGTCAGTGCTCATGATGGATGGTTCGCTTGCACAATTCAGGATAAAATGCCGCGATACGTGGGAGAAATTATACAACCTGGCGTTGGAACGTGATGTACTGCTTATAGGGGTGGTGGAAGAGATAAAGACCGCTATAATAAAACAGGCGCTGAATGACTATCTGCCCGATGACATGAAGGATATGTATGACCGCGAGTTGATGTTCGGTATCTTATCGCCGGGTCAAATGTTGGCTATAAATGAGGACTGTTTGGGTCAAGGCAAACTAGGCCTTGCAGCCTGCTTCATGCGCATGTCTATGGACCCACATCCGATAGCCATGGATATGCCTGCCGAACAATCTGACCATATGGAGGATATGGCTGCACTGGTGTATGCGCTGACGCCGCAAGACGGCCGAGGCATACCATTATGGTTGGATATGGTGGATAATCAAGTTCGCATAACTAATCAGATGATGGAAGCGTTGATAGACGAATATATAGATGCCGATCTACGCCACCGTTTACTAGTGGCTAAGCGACAAAACAGGGATATATGA
- a CDS encoding TIGR02556 family CRISPR-associated protein, which yields MLEAIKKLGDVAMSSGQDFLEALALPVGAKRGDKDQYLVIIKIDTQDASVNFQPVKIDDYTAQRYIWVGNADGSASPQWYATTNNLGFIVGQAIPNLIKKLPDNTSLKVALQDVLDNMYYDLGPQSGAKSRYRYVWDLGKMGMAEAIGVTTADIYKELINKGDDIKKMPDRLASAVLDYIKNKTAGAIKRDDIALWTLQIDGKLVVDDRAYREAVEREKIDVIYQDAIDGICSACGKADKVTDNTTKLTFKYYNTDKIGFSSYISGRFDKSFVLCKDCYMALLEGEAYIKNRFNTRLGGLNLYLIPSFIFDVSFTADQLDEWTKYINDSFNSAKTASSIEDFEKRIKDDYMEYEDDKNNYILNLMFYQRNQAELKVLKLIKDVPPSRFTQLRFASEMTGHFGDAIFGPSPMWQIDLNKIYYLIPINVGRNSIEYRKLLDIYDDIFSGKPVSYEFLIDSFVELARIYRLESFVNVNVRIPNDTDMAMVYAMAQANLFMEYLKQLKLLERGVSMDSDKLILREDIKGYIEEMGYDEPKTALFLLGYLIGQVADGQRGSGMDSKPVLDKLNYQGMTKLRVWRLSDEIFEKLRQYKRLAYNEGIFAQHRMLMEKYMSDWPLTDQENVFYILSGYAYNTLAAIKAAKERNNNNEEVVINE from the coding sequence ATGCTTGAAGCTATAAAAAAGCTGGGTGATGTTGCCATGTCCAGTGGACAGGATTTCTTGGAAGCCTTGGCTTTGCCAGTGGGAGCCAAAAGAGGCGATAAAGATCAGTATCTCGTCATAATAAAAATAGATACGCAAGATGCCTCGGTTAACTTTCAACCGGTCAAAATAGACGACTATACCGCGCAGCGCTATATATGGGTGGGCAATGCCGATGGCTCGGCCAGTCCGCAGTGGTATGCCACTACCAACAATCTGGGATTTATCGTGGGGCAGGCTATACCGAATCTTATAAAAAAGTTACCGGACAATACGTCGCTGAAGGTCGCTTTACAAGACGTATTGGATAATATGTATTATGATTTGGGTCCCCAAAGCGGTGCTAAAAGCCGGTACAGATATGTGTGGGATTTGGGCAAGATGGGTATGGCAGAGGCCATTGGAGTTACTACTGCGGATATATATAAAGAACTTATCAACAAGGGCGATGATATAAAAAAGATGCCTGATCGTTTGGCCAGCGCTGTGCTCGATTATATCAAAAACAAAACTGCAGGTGCTATAAAACGCGATGATATAGCTTTGTGGACGCTGCAGATAGACGGCAAGCTGGTAGTAGACGATAGGGCTTACCGTGAAGCCGTGGAAAGGGAAAAAATAGACGTTATATATCAGGATGCTATAGACGGCATATGCTCAGCCTGCGGCAAAGCCGACAAAGTGACCGACAACACTACAAAGCTTACATTTAAGTATTATAATACCGATAAAATAGGATTCTCTTCATATATAAGCGGGCGGTTTGATAAAAGCTTTGTCTTGTGCAAGGATTGCTATATGGCACTGCTGGAGGGGGAGGCCTATATAAAGAATCGTTTCAATACCAGATTGGGAGGCTTAAACCTTTATCTGATACCGAGTTTTATATTCGATGTCTCCTTTACTGCCGACCAACTGGATGAATGGACCAAATATATAAACGATTCTTTCAATAGCGCAAAAACTGCTTCGTCCATAGAGGACTTCGAGAAGCGCATTAAAGATGACTATATGGAGTATGAGGATGACAAAAACAATTATATACTCAATCTTATGTTTTACCAACGCAATCAGGCCGAATTAAAGGTATTGAAGCTTATAAAAGATGTGCCGCCGTCGAGATTCACACAGCTTCGATTCGCTTCTGAAATGACAGGGCATTTTGGCGATGCCATATTCGGACCGTCGCCGATGTGGCAAATAGACTTAAACAAGATATATTACCTTATACCCATAAACGTTGGCAGGAATTCCATAGAATATAGGAAGTTGCTGGATATTTATGATGACATATTCAGCGGCAAGCCGGTATCATATGAATTCTTGATCGATTCATTCGTAGAATTGGCGCGCATATACCGCCTCGAGAGCTTTGTAAATGTCAACGTTCGCATACCCAATGATACCGACATGGCCATGGTATACGCTATGGCACAGGCCAATCTATTTATGGAATATCTTAAGCAGCTAAAATTATTGGAAAGGGGTGTTTCGATGGATAGCGATAAATTGATTTTAAGGGAAGATATAAAGGGATATATAGAAGAAATGGGTTATGACGAACCAAAGACGGCGCTATTTCTTCTAGGCTATCTCATAGGTCAGGTGGCTGATGGGCAGCGCGGCAGCGGTATGGACAGCAAGCCGGTGCTGGATAAATTGAATTATCAGGGTATGACCAAGCTACGGGTATGGCGCTTGAGCGATGAGATATTTGAGAAATTGCGGCAGTATAAGAGGCTTGCCTACAATGAAGGCATATTTGCTCAGCACCGGATGCTCATGGAAAAATATATGTCCGACTGGCCGCTCACGGATCAGGAAAATGTGTTTTATATACTCTCAGGCTATGCATATAATACGCTGGCAGCCATTAAAGCTGCGAAAGAACGCAATAACAATAACGAGGAGGTTGTTATAAATGAATAA
- a CDS encoding tRNA1(Val) (adenine(37)-N6)-methyltransferase codes for MDIELKEGERLDDLQCGGLKIIQNPRLFSFGIDAVLLANFARIKPGDIVADLGTGSGVIPLLLSCKTAASKIYGLEIQHEMADMAQRSVRLNDLESRVDIIEGDIRKAGDIIGMSLVDAVISNPPYRKAGSGHVSPSDARAIATYELECTLDDVIKAASTLLKNKGRFYMIQRPARLVDAICGMRKAGIEPKRLRMVQPFADKKPTMFLIESIKGAQPHMDIMPPLVIYDAKGIYTEEIYRIYGMEVPDSGG; via the coding sequence ATGGATATTGAATTAAAAGAAGGAGAAAGGTTGGATGACCTTCAGTGCGGCGGGCTTAAGATCATCCAAAATCCACGGCTTTTTAGCTTTGGCATAGATGCGGTGTTGCTTGCGAATTTTGCTCGCATAAAACCGGGCGATATAGTCGCGGATCTTGGCACGGGCAGCGGTGTTATACCGCTGCTTTTATCTTGTAAGACAGCAGCAAGCAAGATATACGGCTTGGAGATACAGCATGAAATGGCCGATATGGCTCAGCGCAGCGTCAGACTGAATGATCTTGAAAGTCGCGTGGATATAATAGAAGGGGATATAAGGAAGGCCGGCGACATAATAGGCATGAGCTTGGTGGATGCTGTAATATCCAATCCACCTTACCGCAAGGCTGGCAGCGGTCATGTAAGCCCATCGGATGCAAGGGCTATAGCTACCTATGAGCTTGAATGTACGTTAGATGATGTTATAAAGGCTGCATCGACTCTTTTGAAAAATAAAGGCCGGTTTTATATGATACAGCGCCCGGCTCGCTTGGTCGATGCCATATGCGGTATGCGCAAGGCTGGCATAGAACCCAAAAGGCTGCGCATGGTACAGCCTTTTGCTGATAAAAAGCCTACTATGTTCTTAATAGAAAGTATTAAAGGTGCGCAGCCTCACATGGACATTATGCCTCCTTTGGTCATATACGATGCCAAGGGAATATATACAGAAGAGATATATAGAATATATGGCATGGAGGTGCCAGACAGTGGTGGATGA
- the cas5 gene encoding CRISPR-associated protein Cas5 encodes MTENGLLVFDVKGLMAHFRKYYTNSSSLSYAFPPRTAAAGMIAAVLGYERDSYYELFDTVRCGIGISVKTNIRHMTQTVNYVRTKGPRELNGSFGPTQVPLDIILPAVNESMLVYRIYFWHDDQTVMSKLKELIWDGRTDYPLYMGISEFIAFSQPVAYVPGSDIREIEPGEMIDLATVCNVENIANGGLAFESPDGQAMQYIKERMPISFGDNRQLKSFGSFLFEKNRCVIRAKLKVPCYRIDYNGHVENIVFM; translated from the coding sequence GTGACGGAAAATGGTTTATTGGTATTTGACGTCAAAGGTCTTATGGCTCATTTTAGGAAGTATTATACAAATTCATCATCGCTGAGCTATGCCTTTCCGCCACGTACCGCAGCGGCGGGTATGATAGCAGCGGTACTCGGCTATGAGCGCGATTCGTATTATGAGCTGTTCGACACGGTAAGATGCGGCATAGGAATATCGGTCAAGACCAATATAAGGCATATGACACAGACGGTGAACTATGTGCGCACAAAGGGTCCAAGGGAATTAAACGGGAGTTTCGGGCCGACGCAAGTGCCGCTGGATATTATCCTGCCTGCTGTAAATGAATCAATGCTTGTGTATCGTATATATTTTTGGCATGATGACCAGACAGTGATGAGCAAACTGAAAGAGCTCATATGGGATGGGCGCACCGATTACCCGCTGTATATGGGTATAAGCGAATTTATAGCGTTTTCACAGCCGGTGGCATATGTACCGGGCAGCGATATAAGAGAAATAGAACCAGGCGAGATGATCGATTTGGCTACAGTGTGCAATGTTGAAAATATAGCCAATGGAGGATTGGCATTTGAGAGCCCTGATGGGCAAGCCATGCAATACATAAAAGAAAGAATGCCTATAAGCTTCGGCGATAACCGCCAGCTTAAATCCTTCGGTTCTTTTCTGTTTGAGAAAAATCGGTGCGTTATACGGGCTAAATTAAAAGTTCCTTGTTATCGTATCGATTATAACGGACATGTTGAGAACATAGTATTTATGTGA
- a CDS encoding ATP-binding protein — MIQVVGLTTQQEVWVASKDKPFRINQMLIIEDQFQGPQRGEVVETNSYNRFIPLNINGGGMVDASILESLKQLGYNIGQDTIHLAKVRLVVEAQYPIQTGCAARTPRFDEVSDLMVTVSPQEGLILGVIKSSDEVAEDMPPGLKDIALLYEGGKARPQNGVPFIFDIKAMQQYPHIGVFGGSGSGKSFGMRVMLEELMKLRIPVLVLDPHLEMDFSTRASGLPDGWEVDYSANFRRLNIGQDIGVAFDKLSNADLKNLLGASSPLSESMANAVETLHKRSDSYQTFSDRLDMLDEALEDTEAGLRAKLESADNQYQRQRYEQCIELRRTYRDLPLASVRAISWRLRRLFNDGLFSHDIQPVEEGLKQGKLMVIQGSSQMINVFGTYLLNNLYHKRRDYKDAQARGMGADYFPPFIVVADEAHNFAPKGYDTPAKTVLKEIAQEGRKYGTFLILATQRPTSLDENITAQLNTKLVFRTVRSIDIATIKEETDITLEEARRLPYLPSGDAFVSSAIIGRTVPIRVRMARTASPHNKNPFDELKDIFDKQEQELLRYIEDKLPIYDADMLQKAAEIERDSNGAYTFTVDQLKDLLDRLVQQGRIIGRNSVLGYIYDKPEGK; from the coding sequence ATGATACAGGTAGTAGGGCTTACCACCCAGCAGGAGGTATGGGTGGCATCTAAGGACAAACCATTCAGAATAAATCAGATGCTCATAATAGAAGATCAGTTTCAGGGACCGCAGCGCGGCGAGGTGGTGGAGACCAATTCGTATAACCGCTTTATACCGCTCAATATAAACGGGGGAGGTATGGTGGATGCATCCATATTAGAATCGCTCAAGCAGTTGGGATACAATATAGGCCAGGATACGATACATCTGGCTAAAGTACGCCTTGTAGTTGAGGCTCAGTATCCCATACAAACGGGATGTGCAGCGCGTACGCCGAGATTCGATGAAGTCAGCGACCTCATGGTAACGGTGTCGCCTCAAGAAGGGCTGATATTGGGCGTTATAAAGAGCAGTGACGAGGTGGCTGAAGATATGCCGCCAGGGCTGAAGGATATAGCCCTCCTGTATGAAGGCGGTAAGGCCAGGCCCCAAAACGGCGTTCCGTTTATATTCGACATAAAAGCCATGCAACAGTATCCGCATATAGGCGTATTTGGCGGCTCCGGTTCGGGTAAATCCTTCGGTATGCGCGTTATGCTGGAGGAATTGATGAAGTTACGCATACCGGTGTTGGTGCTAGATCCACATCTGGAGATGGATTTTTCGACGCGTGCCAGCGGTTTACCCGATGGATGGGAGGTCGATTACAGCGCGAACTTCCGTCGCTTGAATATAGGCCAGGATATAGGCGTAGCTTTTGACAAGCTGTCCAATGCCGACTTGAAAAATCTTTTGGGTGCGTCCAGCCCCTTGAGCGAATCGATGGCTAATGCAGTCGAAACATTACACAAACGCAGCGACAGCTACCAGACATTCAGCGATAGGCTGGATATGCTAGATGAAGCGTTGGAGGATACTGAGGCGGGGTTACGGGCTAAGCTTGAAAGCGCAGACAACCAGTATCAACGTCAACGTTACGAACAGTGCATAGAATTGAGACGTACTTACAGGGACCTGCCACTAGCGTCTGTACGCGCTATATCATGGCGCCTGCGCCGCCTGTTTAACGACGGGCTGTTCAGTCATGACATACAGCCGGTGGAGGAAGGCTTGAAACAGGGCAAGCTCATGGTAATACAGGGTTCCAGCCAGATGATAAACGTTTTCGGTACATATCTGTTAAATAATCTTTACCATAAGCGACGAGATTATAAAGATGCTCAGGCCAGAGGAATGGGTGCCGACTATTTCCCGCCCTTTATAGTAGTGGCCGATGAAGCCCATAACTTTGCTCCAAAAGGTTATGACACACCGGCCAAGACCGTCTTAAAAGAAATAGCGCAGGAGGGGCGTAAATACGGCACTTTCCTCATATTGGCCACCCAGCGCCCCACATCCTTGGATGAAAACATAACGGCGCAGCTCAATACCAAGCTGGTATTCCGCACTGTAAGGAGCATAGACATAGCGACCATAAAAGAAGAAACCGATATAACACTCGAAGAGGCCCGCCGCTTGCCGTATCTGCCGTCGGGCGACGCTTTCGTATCATCGGCCATCATCGGCCGTACGGTACCTATACGCGTACGTATGGCCAGAACTGCCAGCCCACATAATAAGAATCCGTTCGATGAGCTGAAGGATATCTTCGACAAGCAGGAACAGGAGCTGCTGCGCTATATAGAGGACAAGCTGCCCATATATGACGCTGATATGCTGCAAAAGGCCGCCGAGATAGAACGCGACAGCAACGGTGCCTATACTTTTACCGTAGACCAGCTTAAAGATCTGTTGGACAGGTTGGTACAACAGGGCAGGATAATTGGCCGCAACAGTGTGTTAGGATATATATACGATAAGCCAGAAGGAAAATAA
- a CDS encoding AbrB/MazE/SpoVT family DNA-binding domain-containing protein, producing the protein MKSTGIVRKVDELGRVVIPIELRRTLNISQRDALEIYVDGEHIILKKYEPACIFCGDAADVQPYKGKNICKNCLAEIADEFGDKKEAADESK; encoded by the coding sequence ATGAAATCTACGGGAATCGTAAGGAAAGTCGATGAACTGGGCAGAGTAGTGATACCCATAGAGCTGAGGAGAACGCTCAACATATCCCAGAGGGATGCGCTGGAGATCTATGTGGATGGCGAGCACATCATACTTAAAAAATATGAACCCGCCTGCATATTCTGCGGCGATGCCGCCGACGTGCAACCTTACAAAGGCAAGAACATATGCAAAAACTGTTTAGCTGAGATAGCCGATGAATTCGGCGATAAAAAAGAAGCTGCCGACGAGAGCAAATAA
- the rsmI gene encoding 16S rRNA (cytidine(1402)-2'-O)-methyltransferase: MAWRCQTVVDEQKSAKPGCLYICGTPIGNLEDITLRALKVLQNVDYIAAEDTRQTLKLLNHYDIHKTLISCHEHNEKQRAEEIVNLMSEGFSVALVTDAGMPVTSDPGSVVVEAVHRAGMPVSVIPGPTAVSAALALSGFSGDRYVFEGFLPRNKKERRSRLEALKYERRTVVLYEAPHRLLTTLDDLSVWLGDRPVAVVREITKIHEQVLRGTIGEMIMHFKDIQPRGEFVLVLKGYEGAEVQDADDGMTVEQRISAYMQRGMSKKDAIKQVAADTGLPKNEVYKKALLL; the protein is encoded by the coding sequence ATGGCATGGAGGTGCCAGACAGTGGTGGATGAGCAAAAAAGTGCAAAGCCCGGATGTTTATATATATGTGGTACGCCTATAGGCAATCTTGAGGATATAACGCTCAGAGCGTTGAAGGTGCTGCAAAATGTTGATTATATAGCTGCTGAGGACACGCGTCAGACATTGAAGCTGCTAAATCATTATGATATTCATAAGACGCTTATAAGCTGCCATGAGCATAATGAGAAACAGCGTGCGGAGGAGATAGTGAATCTGATGAGTGAAGGTTTCAGCGTCGCGCTGGTTACCGATGCCGGTATGCCGGTCACATCGGATCCAGGCAGCGTAGTGGTTGAAGCAGTGCACCGAGCAGGTATGCCAGTGAGCGTCATACCAGGGCCGACGGCGGTATCGGCTGCTCTGGCCTTATCGGGGTTTAGCGGAGACAGGTATGTTTTCGAGGGATTTTTGCCTCGGAATAAAAAAGAGCGGCGGTCGCGTTTAGAGGCGCTAAAGTACGAGCGCCGGACAGTGGTGCTGTATGAGGCACCGCATCGCTTGTTGACGACGCTGGATGACCTTTCGGTTTGGCTTGGTGACAGACCCGTGGCAGTGGTGAGGGAGATTACCAAGATACATGAACAAGTGCTCAGGGGTACGATAGGTGAGATGATAATGCATTTCAAGGATATACAGCCTCGGGGCGAATTCGTGTTGGTGCTGAAAGGCTATGAAGGGGCTGAGGTGCAAGATGCCGATGATGGCATGACTGTGGAGCAGCGCATATCAGCTTATATGCAGCGTGGTATGAGCAAGAAGGACGCGATCAAACAAGTGGCTGCCGATACTGGCCTACCCAAAAACGAAGTATATAAAAAAGCCCTGCTCCTTTAG